A stretch of Clostridium formicaceticum DNA encodes these proteins:
- a CDS encoding protein kinase domain-containing protein: protein METRDKKKFLQHLQKEYKIYNVKEVYPLTVGKSNIFFEGSHLSTNKRVFIKYDRYFCGSITREAQILQLPRLKKSPYFPNVITYEDDVFPFVVFEFIEGMMLSKMLSNAKLRDRLLSKNEQKEKFLLQLLSILKTLHKENIIHRDIHPKNIMVAQNQDKNLDRLILIDFSFAVGINRFPELPYLIHSKRLKLLGIADYRPQIYKWDNQYSIAKIAKQIDKNCDKKFPYIWHEMDSYKEKLVYIYK, encoded by the coding sequence GTGGAGACGAGAGATAAAAAGAAATTTCTACAGCATTTGCAGAAAGAATATAAGATTTATAATGTAAAGGAGGTATATCCATTAACTGTAGGTAAATCAAATATTTTTTTTGAGGGAAGCCATTTATCAACAAATAAAAGAGTTTTTATAAAATATGATAGATATTTCTGTGGTTCTATAACTCGGGAAGCACAGATACTTCAATTGCCAAGACTGAAGAAGTCACCCTATTTCCCTAATGTGATTACCTACGAAGATGATGTATTTCCTTTTGTTGTTTTTGAGTTCATTGAAGGAATGATGCTAAGTAAGATGCTTAGTAACGCAAAACTAAGAGATAGGTTACTATCAAAAAATGAACAAAAAGAGAAATTTTTGTTACAACTGCTAAGTATATTAAAAACTCTTCACAAAGAAAATATTATTCACCGTGACATCCATCCCAAAAATATTATGGTAGCTCAAAATCAAGATAAAAATTTAGATAGATTAATTTTGATTGATTTTTCATTTGCAGTTGGCATCAATAGATTTCCAGAACTTCCCTATTTAATCCATAGCAAACGATTGAAACTTTTAGGTATAGCAGACTATAGGCCTCAAATATATAAGTGGGATAATCAGTATTCGATTGCTAAAATAGCAAAACAAATAGATAAAAACTGCGATAAGAAGTTTCCATATATTTGGCATGAGATGGATTCCTATAAAGAAAAATTAGTGTATATTTATAAATAA
- a CDS encoding GT-D fold domain-containing glycosyltransferase: protein MIKEESLLSADEVIEKMYTAYRNKQGLSIVRLGDGEALALAQEVVLRCDEIKKRKWLPYAGLTVPDLKARDELVASVKKADIVGVAMNELPDFTPLLIKVFEAHQINTNQKVLTNACINYFLMEKQRLKKFLLQSPKPRVFLIGNKVDRLVPYLTREGIRVVGLLRAVRGLKDCSKIVKLTSLYRNRFDIVLVSAGIPAVIISERIAKEYSTITLDFGHAADLIIKRKYF, encoded by the coding sequence ATGATCAAGGAGGAAAGTTTATTATCGGCAGATGAAGTCATTGAAAAAATGTATACGGCTTATAGAAATAAGCAGGGATTGTCCATTGTAAGATTAGGCGATGGGGAAGCCTTAGCCTTAGCTCAGGAAGTTGTATTGCGTTGTGATGAAATAAAAAAGAGGAAATGGTTACCTTATGCTGGATTAACTGTACCGGATTTAAAGGCTAGAGATGAACTTGTTGCTTCAGTGAAAAAAGCAGATATTGTTGGAGTAGCAATGAATGAATTACCGGACTTTACTCCTTTGCTGATAAAAGTTTTTGAGGCCCACCAGATAAACACAAACCAAAAGGTACTGACAAATGCATGTATTAATTATTTTCTAATGGAGAAGCAAAGGTTAAAAAAATTTTTATTACAATCTCCTAAGCCAAGGGTTTTTCTTATAGGCAATAAGGTAGACAGACTAGTGCCTTATTTAACGAGGGAAGGTATAAGAGTAGTAGGATTACTTAGAGCCGTAAGAGGATTAAAGGATTGTTCTAAGATCGTAAAGCTCACTTCTCTATATCGAAATCGCTTTGACATCGTATTGGTTTCAGCTGGAATTCCTGCTGTGATTATCAGTGAAAGAATTGCAAAAGAGTATAGTACGATTACATTAGATTTTGGTCATGCAGCAGACTTGATTATAAAAAGAAAATATTTTTAA
- a CDS encoding phage holin, LLH family, whose amino-acid sequence MIDLILFVMITFLTVIFIFVVAPVLSKTINNKDMEKVETLINRVVLFIEQTEKDISNEEKKHLAISYTKTILEYLDIEFNVLLLEILIEAQVYLLKNKSTNN is encoded by the coding sequence ATGATTGATTTAATACTTTTTGTGATGATTACTTTTCTTACAGTCATCTTTATTTTTGTTGTAGCTCCCGTTCTTAGTAAAACCATTAATAATAAAGACATGGAAAAAGTTGAAACCCTTATCAATAGAGTTGTTCTATTTATAGAACAAACAGAAAAAGATATCTCAAACGAAGAAAAAAAGCATTTAGCCATAAGCTATACAAAAACTATTTTAGAGTATTTGGACATAGAATTCAATGTCTTATTGCTAGAAATTCTAATAGAAGCGCAGGTTTATTTACTGAAAAATAAAAGTACAAATAATTAA
- a CDS encoding RrF2 family transcriptional regulator, whose protein sequence is MKLSTKGRYGLKAMFDLALHYGDGPIALKHIAERQEISDHYLEQLVAILRKAGLVKSVRGAQGGYMLASEPRNITVGDIIRTLEGPLAPSDCVMEEEPKNCEKANYCATKMVWEKIRDSVNEVIDSISLEDMLEDHNKIKNKDNYMFYI, encoded by the coding sequence TTGAAGCTTTCAACTAAAGGAAGGTATGGATTAAAGGCAATGTTTGACTTAGCTCTTCATTATGGCGATGGTCCCATTGCTTTAAAGCATATTGCAGAGAGGCAGGAAATATCTGATCACTACTTGGAGCAGCTGGTAGCTATCTTAAGAAAAGCTGGTCTAGTGAAAAGTGTAAGAGGCGCACAGGGAGGATATATGTTAGCCAGTGAGCCTAGAAACATCACAGTAGGAGATATTATCAGAACACTGGAGGGTCCTTTAGCGCCTTCTGATTGTGTGATGGAGGAGGAACCTAAAAATTGTGAAAAAGCCAACTATTGTGCTACAAAGATGGTATGGGAAAAAATTCGAGATAGTGTAAACGAAGTCATAGATTCTATTTCACTAGAAGATATGCTGGAGGACCATAATAAAATTAAAAATAAAGACAATTATATGTTTTATATATAA
- the nifS gene encoding cysteine desulfurase NifS, with product MKVYLDYAATTPVKKEVLEEMLPYFHQHFGNPSSIHSFGRESKKAIDSARDKVAKSLGAKSEEIYFTGSGSEADNWAIKGVAYALKAKGNHIITSKIEHHAVLHTCQYLEKEGFEVTYLDVDQYGLIDLEDLKNAIKDNTILITIMYANNEIGTIQPIKEIASIAKEKSIIFHTDAVQAYGNIEIDVQELGADLISISAHKIYGPKGIGALYIRKGAKLNQLIHGGGQEKKRRAGTENLPGIVGFGKAAEIAHENIKEHNQRLMQLRDQLIHKLTGKIPYTRLNGHPKKRLPGNVNLSFEFIEGEALLLSLDMLGIAGSSGSACTSGSLDPSHVLMAIGLSHEIAHGSLRLSLGDITTQEEIDYVVEKLPPVVARLREMSPLYEKVKGEAKSV from the coding sequence ATGAAGGTGTACTTAGATTACGCTGCTACAACACCAGTAAAAAAAGAAGTTTTAGAAGAAATGTTGCCTTATTTTCATCAACATTTTGGCAATCCATCAAGTATCCATTCGTTTGGTAGAGAGAGCAAAAAAGCTATAGATTCAGCGAGAGATAAGGTTGCTAAATCCCTAGGTGCAAAATCTGAAGAAATATATTTTACAGGTAGTGGATCTGAAGCAGATAACTGGGCGATTAAAGGTGTGGCTTATGCTTTAAAGGCCAAAGGGAACCATATTATAACTTCTAAAATTGAACATCATGCAGTGTTACATACCTGCCAATATTTAGAAAAAGAAGGATTTGAAGTTACGTATTTGGATGTAGATCAATATGGTCTTATTGATTTAGAAGACTTGAAAAATGCTATTAAAGATAATACAATACTTATAACGATTATGTATGCTAATAATGAAATTGGAACGATACAACCTATCAAAGAAATAGCAAGCATAGCAAAAGAAAAATCAATCATTTTTCATACAGACGCAGTACAAGCTTATGGTAATATTGAAATCGATGTACAAGAGTTAGGTGCTGATTTAATATCTATTTCTGCTCATAAAATTTATGGCCCTAAGGGAATTGGTGCTTTATATATTAGAAAAGGTGCAAAACTCAATCAGTTAATACATGGAGGGGGACAAGAAAAGAAAAGAAGAGCTGGTACTGAAAACTTGCCAGGAATCGTTGGATTTGGTAAAGCCGCAGAAATAGCTCATGAAAACATAAAAGAACATAATCAACGGCTGATGCAGTTAAGGGATCAATTAATTCATAAATTAACCGGTAAAATACCTTATACGCGGTTGAATGGACATCCGAAAAAAAGACTTCCTGGTAATGTAAACCTATCCTTCGAATTTATTGAGGGAGAAGCATTATTACTAAGTCTTGATATGCTTGGAATTGCTGGTTCTAGTGGTTCTGCCTGTACATCAGGTTCTTTAGATCCTTCTCATGTCTTAATGGCTATAGGACTTTCTCATGAGATTGCTCATGGCTCCCTTAGACTATCATTAGGAGATATTACCACGCAAGAAGAGATTGATTATGTTGTTGAAAAATTACCACCAGTTGTAGCAAGACTAAGAGAAATGTCACCGTTGTATGAAAAAGTAAAGGGGGAAGCAAAAAGTGTATAG
- the nifU gene encoding Fe-S cluster assembly scaffold protein NifU, whose translation MEHFMNPRNVGEIENADAVGQVGNPKCGDIMKMYLKIEEGVIVDVKFKTFGCGSAIATSSMATEMIKGKTIEEALHLTNNAVAEALDGLPPVKMHCSVLAEQAVKSAIYDYANKHDLYFKELEGFDPNEEHDHHHDEDEEGEHC comes from the coding sequence ATGGAACATTTTATGAATCCTAGAAATGTAGGGGAAATAGAAAATGCAGATGCAGTAGGTCAGGTGGGTAACCCTAAATGTGGAGATATTATGAAAATGTATTTAAAAATAGAAGAAGGTGTTATTGTAGATGTAAAGTTTAAAACCTTTGGCTGTGGTTCTGCAATAGCAACTTCCAGCATGGCTACAGAAATGATAAAAGGAAAAACGATTGAAGAAGCGCTTCACTTAACAAATAATGCTGTAGCAGAGGCACTGGATGGATTACCACCTGTAAAAATGCATTGTTCTGTTTTAGCAGAACAGGCAGTAAAATCTGCAATTTATGATTATGCCAACAAGCATGATTTATATTTTAAAGAATTAGAAGGTTTTGACCCTAATGAAGAGCATGATCATCATCATGATGAGGATGAAGAAGGAGAACATTGCTAA
- the mnmA gene encoding tRNA 2-thiouridine(34) synthase MnmA has product MKKNNRVLLGMSGGVDSSVAAYLLKKQGYEVIGVTMQIWQDDEEVNKSDVGCCSLSAVEDARRVATKLSIPFYVMNFKEVFKEKVIDYFIDEYTKGRTPNPCIACNKHIKFEEFLRRALQLDCYYVATGHYAKIEYDESIDRYLLKESITDEKDQTYALYNMTQHQLKHTLMPLGYYNKDEIRKIAEELDLPVATKPDSQEICFVPDNDYGNFVEENSSKKILAGDFVDQRGNVLGKHKGIIYYTIGQRKGLGIALGKPAYVTEIIPETNQVVLGDQEAVFGKELIANEVNFIPFDNLDTPRRVKAKVRYNSKAAFATLYPYGEEMRLVFDEPQRAITPGQAVVLYDEDIVVGGGTIIKKL; this is encoded by the coding sequence TTGAAAAAAAATAATCGCGTCTTGTTAGGAATGAGTGGTGGCGTGGATAGTTCGGTAGCTGCCTATCTATTAAAAAAACAGGGCTATGAAGTAATAGGTGTTACAATGCAGATATGGCAGGATGATGAAGAAGTCAATAAATCAGATGTTGGCTGCTGTTCTTTGTCAGCGGTAGAGGATGCTAGGCGAGTGGCTACTAAACTAAGCATACCTTTCTATGTAATGAATTTTAAAGAGGTTTTTAAAGAAAAAGTTATTGACTATTTTATAGACGAGTATACAAAGGGAAGAACACCAAACCCTTGTATTGCCTGCAATAAACATATTAAGTTTGAAGAATTTTTAAGAAGAGCACTTCAATTAGATTGTTACTATGTAGCTACTGGCCACTATGCTAAGATAGAATACGATGAAAGTATAGACAGATATCTGCTTAAAGAATCTATTACCGATGAAAAAGATCAAACCTATGCATTATATAATATGACGCAGCATCAATTAAAACATACATTAATGCCATTGGGTTACTATAATAAAGATGAAATAAGAAAAATAGCAGAAGAACTAGATTTACCGGTGGCGACAAAACCAGATAGTCAAGAGATATGCTTTGTGCCAGATAATGACTATGGTAATTTTGTAGAGGAAAATAGTTCTAAGAAAATTCTTGCAGGAGATTTTGTAGACCAACGAGGAAATGTTTTAGGTAAGCATAAAGGGATCATCTACTATACAATAGGTCAAAGGAAAGGTTTAGGAATTGCATTAGGAAAGCCTGCTTATGTTACTGAAATCATACCAGAGACAAACCAAGTTGTACTAGGGGATCAGGAAGCTGTTTTTGGTAAAGAACTTATTGCGAATGAAGTGAACTTTATTCCTTTTGACAACTTAGATACTCCTCGGAGAGTAAAAGCAAAGGTTCGGTATAATAGTAAGGCAGCCTTTGCTACGCTATATCCTTATGGAGAAGAGATGCGATTGGTTTTTGATGAGCCACAAAGAGCGATTACTCCTGGCCAAGCGGTTGTACTTTATGACGAGGATATTGTTGTAGGTGGGGGCACGATTATAAAAAAACTATAG
- a CDS encoding PRC-barrel domain-containing protein — protein sequence MIKGSEFIGLPIKRENEKMMDYRVKDLIYTNNGSTLLAFIIKSPKISNRSTKVVPFKKIKEIQREGLVISSENDIMFSHQVPEIQEALINPIKVIGFHIYNYHGELFGIIKDTIIEKKRGNVIALVISKGIIDDFVEGYSILPLVSYIEFQQDRIFLGDHELNTLFLEGGGLKKLLGIE from the coding sequence ATGATTAAAGGAAGTGAATTTATTGGATTACCTATAAAGAGAGAAAATGAAAAGATGATGGATTATAGGGTGAAGGATTTAATTTATACAAATAATGGGTCAACGTTACTGGCTTTTATCATAAAATCCCCCAAAATCTCTAATAGGAGTACAAAAGTTGTGCCTTTTAAGAAAATTAAAGAGATCCAGAGAGAAGGTCTTGTGATTTCTTCAGAAAATGATATTATGTTTTCCCATCAGGTACCAGAAATACAGGAAGCTTTGATAAACCCTATAAAAGTAATAGGATTTCACATTTATAATTACCATGGAGAGTTATTTGGGATTATAAAAGATACTATTATAGAGAAAAAAAGGGGAAATGTAATTGCTTTGGTGATTAGTAAAGGTATAATTGATGACTTTGTAGAGGGATACTCAATACTGCCACTAGTTTCATATATTGAGTTTCAACAGGATCGTATATTTCTTGGGGATCATGAACTAAATACCCTCTTTCTGGAAGGTGGAGGATTGAAAAAATTGCTTGGTATAGAATAA
- a CDS encoding AI-2E family transporter — translation MENSAIEIISRNVKMMTEGAGFTDFFLFLTQLTILILLGFITYYLIHIGNQHVAAKNKVNVGKKQIYQFVLVFIVLLVVIFMFRIRGLLFEILAPFIFALVFAYILNPIVHYLQTKGIERLWGVLLVYLTIFFALFLLSVTLIPRISEEVRSFIEFMPKYSNNTYDYLYELYVKYNRNVESLPEELEGVKNLLRLNIDRIQGLVFDIFTSVTNTLLNMFSKVIGLVLIPILTFYFLKDADGFKKSIVLFIPKCCRHEVLNIARDIDEVLGGFIRGQLTVAAFVGILTTVALLILRVEFAVLVGLIAGTANVIPYFGPVIGIVPGVLFALMDGPVKALWVIVTFTIIQQIESAIIAPKIVGKSVGIHPIFVILALIVGGRFLGILGLLIAVPTAAIMKVLGRHLMNYIVKF, via the coding sequence ATGGAAAATAGTGCGATTGAGATTATTTCTAGAAATGTTAAGATGATGACAGAAGGGGCTGGTTTCACTGACTTTTTTCTGTTTCTGACACAGTTAACAATTTTAATCTTATTAGGCTTTATTACTTACTATCTTATTCATATTGGGAATCAACATGTGGCAGCAAAAAATAAGGTAAATGTAGGAAAAAAGCAGATTTATCAATTTGTATTGGTCTTCATTGTTTTATTAGTAGTAATTTTTATGTTTAGAATAAGAGGATTACTGTTTGAAATTCTTGCTCCTTTCATTTTTGCCCTTGTATTTGCTTATATATTAAATCCCATAGTACATTATCTACAGACAAAAGGAATAGAACGACTTTGGGGTGTTCTATTGGTGTATTTAACAATCTTTTTCGCTTTGTTTTTACTTTCTGTCACGCTAATACCAAGAATTTCAGAAGAAGTAAGAAGTTTTATAGAATTTATGCCAAAGTATAGTAATAACACTTATGATTATTTATACGAATTATATGTAAAATATAATCGTAATGTAGAAAGTTTGCCAGAGGAACTAGAAGGTGTAAAAAATTTATTAAGGCTGAATATTGATAGAATTCAGGGCCTTGTATTCGATATATTTACTTCTGTTACCAACACACTGCTAAATATGTTTTCTAAAGTGATTGGTTTAGTTTTAATACCAATTTTAACTTTCTACTTTTTAAAAGATGCTGATGGCTTTAAAAAAAGTATTGTTTTATTTATTCCTAAGTGTTGCAGGCATGAAGTTCTCAATATAGCTAGGGATATTGATGAGGTTCTGGGAGGTTTTATAAGAGGACAGCTGACGGTAGCTGCTTTTGTTGGTATATTAACGACAGTTGCTTTATTAATTCTAAGAGTAGAGTTTGCAGTATTAGTAGGATTGATAGCAGGAACAGCCAATGTCATTCCTTATTTTGGGCCTGTTATAGGGATTGTGCCGGGGGTTCTTTTTGCTTTAATGGATGGACCGGTAAAAGCGCTTTGGGTAATTGTTACTTTTACTATCATCCAACAAATTGAAAGTGCTATCATTGCTCCTAAAATTGTAGGAAAAAGTGTAGGAATTCATCCTATTTTTGTAATTTTAGCACTCATTGTGGGAGGGAGATTTTTAGGCATATTAGGATTATTAATCGCTGTTCCCACTGCAGCCATTATGAAGGTTTTGGGGAGACATTTAATGAATTATATTGTTAAATTTTAG
- the alaS gene encoding alanine--tRNA ligase, translated as MEKKGLNEIRQLFLDFFKSKDHLVRPSYPLVPQNDKSLLLINAGMAPLKPYFAGTEVPPNKRMATCQKCIRTGDIENVGYTARHATFFEMLGNFSFGDYFKEESILWGWEFVTEYLKMPVDKLWASIYLDDEEAYKIWHKKVGISEDKIVRLGKEDNFWEIGVGPCGPCSEIYFDRGEKYGCGKADCKPGCDCDRYVEFWNHVFTQFDRDEAGNYNLLPNPNIDTGMGLERVACIMQNVDSIFEVDTMKYILDQVCQITASKYNEDERTNISIRIITDHIRSVTFMVSDGILPSNEGRGYVLRRLLRRAARHGKILGVEKSFLYQLVDAVIKMYGEMYTELREKEDYIKRVIQVEEERFQETIHQGLDILNQYIKELQTAKESILTGELAFKLYDTYGFPLDLTKEILEEKGLGVDIQGFEEEMTKQRERARQARGAGDTEGWKEDAFSSLNMEITTNFKGYEEMKNKGKVLAIVKENTVVEKAEKGEEVIVILDETTFYGEGGGQVGDVGSIYNEVFQGTVTDTKKGINQRIHQVVIVKEGTLRVGDTVVTEVEEKTRKNTARNHTATHLLHKALKEVVGEHVQQAGSLVTPERLRFDFTHFEGLTTEEIKSIEEKINQQIMVGLEVGVLETTPNEAKKMGAEALFGEKYGEIVRVVKVGDYSIELCGGTHIKNSSEIGMFLILSEGGIASGVRRIEAVTGREAYTFVKSQQNTLQKSAELLKTSPNNVASRLEGLVAEVKEKDREISRLKAQLAMGAVDELLEKIQIIQDIKVIITKVDVEGVEDLRKLGDTLKEKMQSGVVLLASETEDKVIFIATATKDLLGKGVHAGNLVKEAAKVTGGGGGGRPDMAQAGGKNPEKIKEALEAAEELLKKQLNG; from the coding sequence GTGGAAAAAAAGGGTTTAAACGAAATTAGACAGTTGTTTTTAGACTTTTTTAAATCAAAGGATCATTTAGTAAGACCTAGTTATCCATTAGTACCCCAAAATGATAAAAGTTTATTATTGATTAATGCAGGGATGGCACCTTTAAAACCATATTTTGCGGGAACAGAAGTGCCTCCTAACAAAAGAATGGCAACCTGCCAAAAATGTATTCGCACAGGAGATATAGAAAATGTAGGTTATACAGCAAGGCATGCTACATTTTTTGAAATGCTAGGAAACTTTTCTTTTGGGGATTATTTTAAAGAGGAGTCTATTTTATGGGGATGGGAATTTGTTACTGAGTATCTAAAAATGCCAGTAGATAAACTGTGGGCTTCTATCTACTTGGATGACGAGGAAGCTTATAAGATATGGCATAAAAAAGTAGGAATTTCAGAAGATAAAATTGTTAGACTAGGAAAAGAAGATAATTTTTGGGAGATCGGCGTAGGCCCCTGTGGTCCATGCTCAGAAATCTATTTTGATCGTGGAGAAAAATATGGTTGTGGTAAGGCAGACTGCAAACCAGGTTGTGATTGCGATCGCTATGTTGAGTTTTGGAACCATGTATTTACGCAGTTTGATAGGGATGAAGCAGGTAACTATAATCTCTTACCTAATCCTAATATTGATACAGGCATGGGCTTAGAGAGAGTAGCTTGTATTATGCAGAATGTGGATTCTATTTTTGAAGTAGATACCATGAAATATATACTAGACCAAGTTTGTCAGATCACAGCATCAAAGTACAATGAAGATGAAAGAACAAACATATCCATTCGTATTATTACAGACCATATCCGCTCGGTTACCTTCATGGTTAGTGATGGTATTTTGCCAAGCAATGAAGGGAGAGGTTATGTATTAAGAAGATTATTAAGAAGAGCAGCTCGTCATGGAAAAATATTAGGTGTAGAAAAAAGTTTCTTGTATCAATTGGTGGATGCTGTAATAAAAATGTATGGTGAAATGTATACAGAGCTTCGAGAAAAAGAAGATTATATTAAAAGAGTGATTCAAGTAGAGGAAGAACGTTTTCAGGAAACAATTCATCAAGGATTAGATATTTTAAATCAATACATCAAAGAACTGCAAACAGCAAAAGAAAGTATATTAACAGGAGAGTTAGCCTTTAAGCTTTATGATACCTATGGATTTCCACTAGACTTAACCAAAGAAATCTTAGAAGAAAAAGGGTTAGGGGTAGATATTCAAGGTTTTGAAGAAGAGATGACAAAGCAGAGAGAAAGAGCTAGACAAGCTAGAGGTGCTGGAGACACAGAAGGTTGGAAGGAAGATGCATTTTCTAGTCTTAATATGGAGATCACCACAAACTTTAAAGGCTACGAAGAAATGAAAAACAAAGGAAAAGTGCTGGCCATCGTCAAAGAAAATACTGTTGTAGAGAAGGCTGAAAAGGGAGAAGAAGTCATTGTTATCCTAGATGAAACTACTTTTTATGGTGAAGGTGGAGGACAAGTAGGTGATGTAGGTTCTATTTACAATGAGGTGTTTCAAGGAACTGTCACTGATACAAAAAAAGGAATTAATCAAAGAATTCATCAGGTTGTCATCGTAAAGGAAGGTACGCTGAGGGTAGGTGATACTGTTGTTACAGAAGTAGAGGAAAAAACACGAAAAAACACTGCTAGAAATCATACTGCAACCCACTTATTACATAAGGCATTAAAGGAAGTGGTGGGGGAGCATGTTCAGCAGGCGGGTTCTCTTGTAACACCGGAAAGATTGAGATTCGACTTTACGCATTTTGAAGGATTAACCACGGAGGAAATAAAATCTATAGAAGAAAAAATCAATCAGCAGATTATGGTTGGACTAGAGGTAGGGGTTTTAGAAACTACACCTAATGAAGCAAAAAAAATGGGTGCAGAGGCTTTGTTTGGAGAAAAGTATGGTGAAATTGTAAGAGTTGTAAAAGTAGGGGACTATAGTATTGAATTATGTGGAGGTACCCACATCAAAAATAGTAGTGAAATCGGTATGTTTTTAATTCTCAGTGAAGGTGGAATTGCCTCCGGTGTAAGAAGGATAGAAGCAGTTACTGGTAGAGAGGCCTATACATTTGTAAAAAGTCAGCAAAACACCTTACAGAAATCTGCAGAGTTGCTAAAAACCTCACCAAATAATGTAGCTAGTCGTCTAGAGGGTTTGGTTGCAGAAGTGAAAGAAAAAGATCGTGAAATCAGCAGACTAAAGGCGCAGTTAGCTATGGGAGCTGTAGATGAGTTGTTGGAAAAGATACAAATAATCCAAGATATAAAAGTGATTATTACTAAAGTAGATGTAGAAGGTGTAGAAGATTTAAGAAAGCTGGGGGATACATTAAAGGAAAAAATGCAATCAGGGGTTGTTTTACTAGCTTCTGAAACGGAAGACAAAGTAATCTTTATAGCTACTGCCACAAAGGACCTTTTAGGGAAAGGCGTGCATGCAGGAAACCTTGTGAAGGAAGCGGCAAAAGTCACCGGTGGTGGCGGTGGTGGAAGACCTGACATGGCTCAAGCAGGTGGCAAAAACCCAGAAAAAATAAAAGAGGCATTAGAAGCAGCGGAAGAACTATTAAAAAAACAATTAAATGGATAA
- a CDS encoding IreB family regulatory phosphoprotein has protein sequence MGEKLNLTMKFNLDKEKEKQVQNIIIEVYEALEEKGYNPINQFIGYILSGDPTYITNHSNARSIIRKIERDELLEELLKTYLEKNRSE, from the coding sequence ATGGGAGAAAAGTTAAATTTAACAATGAAGTTTAATTTAGATAAAGAGAAGGAAAAGCAAGTACAGAACATCATTATAGAAGTGTATGAAGCTTTAGAAGAAAAAGGGTATAACCCTATTAACCAATTTATAGGTTATATTTTATCAGGAGATCCAACATATATTACTAATCATAGCAATGCTCGTAGCATTATTAGAAAAATTGAACGAGATGAACTGCTAGAGGAACTGCTGAAAACATACTTAGAAAAAAATAGGAGCGAATAA
- a CDS encoding aldo/keto reductase: MENNLLGNTSLLVSKLCFGSLTMGPLQANKSPEEGGRLLLHGFEKGINFIDTAELYETYPHIQNALNQWDREKIIIATKSYAYSRETAEASLHKALKEMNIDYIDIFLLHEQESQYTLKGHWEAFTYFMKMKEKGYIKALGISTHTIAAVAASLEIKEIEVLHPIVNMAGLGIQDGSIEEMVHLLEKAKKMGKGIYGMKPLGGGNLLKNYKDCLDFVLDLSCLDAIAVGMQTIEEIDDNVAVFEGKDIDEALLTKIKNKKRRLMIDFWCEACGKCAETCSHRALMMTDEGLVVDHEKCVLCGYCSKSCPHFCIKVI, from the coding sequence TTGGAAAATAACTTACTTGGAAATACTTCTTTATTGGTATCAAAGCTTTGCTTTGGTAGTTTAACCATGGGCCCTTTGCAAGCCAATAAATCTCCCGAAGAAGGAGGAAGGCTGCTTTTGCATGGATTTGAAAAAGGGATTAATTTTATTGATACGGCAGAACTCTATGAAACCTATCCCCATATTCAAAATGCATTAAACCAATGGGATCGAGAAAAAATCATTATTGCAACAAAATCCTATGCATATTCTAGAGAAACAGCTGAAGCAAGTCTACATAAAGCCTTAAAAGAAATGAATATAGATTATATTGACATATTTTTACTACACGAACAAGAAAGTCAATACACCCTCAAAGGTCACTGGGAGGCATTTACCTACTTTATGAAAATGAAGGAAAAAGGATATATCAAGGCGCTTGGTATTTCAACCCATACGATTGCGGCTGTTGCAGCTTCTTTGGAGATCAAAGAAATAGAAGTGCTTCATCCCATTGTGAATATGGCTGGGCTAGGCATTCAAGATGGCAGCATAGAAGAAATGGTACATCTCCTAGAAAAGGCTAAGAAAATGGGGAAAGGGATCTACGGCATGAAACCATTAGGTGGAGGAAATCTTTTGAAAAACTATAAAGACTGCCTTGATTTTGTATTGGACTTATCCTGTTTAGACGCTATTGCAGTGGGGATGCAGACAATAGAAGAAATTGATGACAATGTGGCAGTTTTTGAAGGCAAGGACATTGATGAAGCATTGCTCACCAAGATAAAAAATAAAAAAAGAAGATTAATGATAGATTTTTGGTGCGAAGCATGTGGAAAGTGTGCTGAAACCTGCAGTCATCGTGCTTTAATGATGACAGATGAAGGATTAGTTGTAGATCATGAAAAATGTGTTTTGTGTGGATATTGTTCAAAAAGCTGTCCTCATTTTTGTATAAAAGTAATCTAG